One segment of Sesamum indicum cultivar Zhongzhi No. 13 linkage group LG4, S_indicum_v1.0, whole genome shotgun sequence DNA contains the following:
- the LOC105161142 gene encoding armadillo repeat-containing protein 7: MFTNDQRQKERTGKYGSPRLEYLQELVTQFQNATSEEIKEKIVANLGNFAYDPYNYAFLRQLNVLELFLDCLTEPNERLVEFAIGGICNACADPANAEVVIQCDGIPLIVQCLSSPVRNTVSYALGSLYYLCNATTRDEILRPEIVDAIKRFASAGAVNVGFSNLAQAFLDKHVSELN, encoded by the exons ATGTTTACAAATGACCAGAGACAAAAAGAGCGCACTGGGAAATATGGTAGTCCGAGACTGGAATACCTCCAG GAACTAGTTACACAATTTCAGAATGCAACCAGTGAAG aaataaaagagaaaattgttGCTAATTTGGGAAACTTCGCCTATGATCCTTACAATTATGCGTTCTTACGCCAG CTAAATGTTTTAGAACTCTTTCTGGACTGCCTAACAGAGCCCAACGAGAGGCTCGTGGAGTTTGCCATTGGAGGAATCTGCAATGCTTGTGCAG ATCCAGCAAATGCTGAAGTCGTCATTCAATGTGATGGGATTCCTCTTATCGTTCAATGCTTATCCAGTCCTGTTAGGAACACG GTGAGTTATGCTCTTGGGTCACTTTACTATCTGTGTAATGCAACTACAAGGGATGAAATTCTGAGACCAGAGATAGTAGACGCCATCAAGAGGTTTGCTTCAGCTGGTGCAGTTAATGTGGGCTTCAGTAATCTGGCTCAGGCTTTCTTGGATAAGCATGTCTCTGAACTTAACTGA
- the LOC105161141 gene encoding nuclear transcription factor Y subunit B-1: MAESPGSHENGGGGGGDQSPPSSVREQDRFLPIANIGRIMKKALPANGKIAKDAKDTVQECVSEFISFVTSEASDKCQKEKRKTINGDDLLWAMATLGFEDYIAPLKVYLARYRELEGDTKGSARGADVSAKKDTSGTQLHSDAQFAHQGSFSQGFSYSNSQIEY, from the exons ATGGCGGAGAGTCCCGGCAGCCACGAGAACGGTGGTGGTGGCGGAGGGGATCAGAGCCCACCGTCTAGCGTCCGCGAGCAGGATCGCTTCCTTCCAATTGCAAACATCGGCCGCATCATGAAGAAGGCGCTGCCTGCCAATGGAAAGATTGCTAAAGATGCTAAGGACACTGTTCAGGAATGTGTATCGGAATTCATCAGCTTCGTCACCAGCGA GGCTAGTGATAAGTGccagaaagagaaaaggaagacAATCAACGGGGATGACTTGTTGTGGGCAATGGCAACCTTAGGGTTTGAGGACTACATTGCCCCACTGAAGGTCTATTTGGCTAGGTACAGAGAG TTAGAG GGTGACACCAAGGGATCTGCTAGGGGTGCGGATGTATCTGCTAAGAAAGATACAAGTGGAACTCAGCTGCATTCTGATGCACAG TTTGCTCATCAAGGCTCTTTTTCACAAGGCTTCAGCTACTCAAACTCCCAAATCGAATATTGA